One Betaproteobacteria bacterium genomic window, TCGTTTTCCGTGTGGACATGCGCCTGCGCCCCTACGGCGACAGCGGCCCGCTCGCGGTGAGCCTCGACATGCTCGAGGAGTACTTCGCCACCCAGGGCCGTGCATGGGAACGCTACGCGTGGGTCAAGGCGCGGCCTCTCACCGGCGACCGGTGCAGCGAACTGGAAGGCGTGTCGCGTCCCTTCGTCTTTCGCCGCCACCTCGATTTCAGCGCCATCCAGTCGATGCGCGAACTGCACGCTCAGATATCGGCCGAGGTGCGACGGCGCGACATCGCGGACAACGTGAAGCTGGGGCCCGGCGGCATCCGGGAGGTCGAGTTCACGGCCCAGGTCTTCCAGCTCATTCGAGGCGGACGCGAGGCCAGCCTGCGCGTGCGACCCACGCTCCAGGCGCTTGCGGCGCTCGCGGAACGCGGTCTGATGCCCGAGGATGCTCGCGCGGAACTGGACGCCGCATACCGGTTCCTTCGCACCCTGGAGCACCGTCTCCAATATCTTGATGATCAGCAGACCCAGGAACTCCCGCGCTCTCCCGAGGATCGGGAGAGCGTCGCCCGATCCATGGGTTTCGCGGACTTCGACGCGCTGCACGCCTGCCTTTCGGTGCACCGGTCGAACGTCTCCCGTCAGTTCGACGCCATCTTCGCCGGCTTCGACGGGACCCGTGCCGACCCGGTCGGCGATGCGCTGCGAAACGGGATGGACGAAGCCAGCGCAGTTGCCCTGCTTGCCGGATTGGGCTACGGCCAGCCTGCCGAAGCACGTGACAAGGTCCGTGCGCTGCGCGCGAGCGCGCGTTTCCAGCGCATGTCGGCCCAGGGTCAGTCCCGGCTCGATCAGGTTCTGCCCAGGCTCGTCCGCGCCGCGGCACAACACGCTCCCGCCGACACGACGCTCGACCGGCTGCTCCGCATCGTGGAAAGCATCGGGCGGAGGGAGTCGTACATCGCCCTGCTGGTCGAATATCCACAGGCGCTGGATGCGGTCGCGCGGCTGGTCTCGCTCTCCCCCTGGGCCTGCGACTATCTGGCCCGGCACCCCATGCTCCTGGACGAGCTCATCGACGCACGCCAGCTGTCCGAACCCGACTGGCGAGCGCTGGATGGATCGTTGACGGCCGCTCTCGCGCAGGACGACGGCAATCTCGAGGCGCAGATGGACCGCCTGCGCAATTTCAAGCACACGCAGACATTCAGGCTGCTGGCGCTGGATCTCGCCGGAGCGTTGACGGTGGAACGTCTCTCGGACCACTTGAGCGATCTCGCGTGCCTGCTCCTCGGCCACGTGCTCCGGCTCACCTGGGACCGGTTGCCGATGCGGCACCGGCCGCTGCCCCGGTTCGCGGTGATCGGTTACGGCAAGCTGGGCGGCAAGGAACTCGGCTACGAAAGCGACCTGGACATCATTTTCCTTTACGACGACGAGTCACCAGCGGCATCTGAGAACTACGCGCGCCTCGCCCAACGCATGAACGGCATGATGAACAGCCATACGGGGGCCGGCATGCTCTACGAGACGGACCTGAGGCTGCGTCCGGACGGTGCCAGTGGCCTGCTGGTGAGCCGGCTCACCGCTTTCGAGGAGTACCAGCGCCAGCAGGCCTGGACCTGGGAACACCAGGCTCTGACCCGGGCCCGCTTCGTGGCGGGCGACCGCGACCTGGGGGATCACTTCGAGGCGTTGCGCACGGAAATCCTGCGTCAACCGCGGGACCTTGACACCCTGCGCGCCGAGGTGCTCGCGATGCGGAAGAAGATGCAGGACGGACATCCGAACTCATCCGGCCAGTTCGACGTCAAGCACGACCCCGGCGGAATCGTGGACGTGGAGTTCACGGTCCAGTATCTGGTGCTGGCCCATTCGGCCGCGCGGCCGGAACTGACGGGCAATATCGGCAACATCGCGCTTCTCAAACTGGCGGAAGCGCTGGGCCTCATCGATTCCCCGCTGGGATCCGCGTCGGCCGACGCCTACCGGACGTACCGGCGCCGGCAGCACGCACTGCGATTGAGGGGAGAGCGTTATGCGCGCGTGGCGCCAGGCGATCTCGTGCGGGAGAGAGAGGCGGTGATGTCTCTTTGGCGCTCGGTCTTCGGCACCTGATCCCGGATGCGCCGGCCGAGAAGGCGGTGGGCCGTGACCCGGCCCTTTCCCTTGAGGGGAAGCTCCACGGGATCGCCGAACTCGTAGCGGCCGGCCAGACGCGCATGGGTGTTGCCGTCCACGAGGATGCTTCCACCCGTCGCGTCCGTGGTCAGGCGGGACGCCAGATTCACCGTGTCTCCCCAGACGTCGTAGCTGAACCGGGTGGTCCCGATGACACCGGCCACCGCAGGCCCGGTCGCGATGCCCACGTGAAAGGCGATGTCGTACTTGCTCACGATGGGGTCCAGAGCAAAGGTCTGCTGCAACTGCAGCGCCATGTCGGCCATGGCCTCCACGTACGCGTCCATTTCGTAGTTGAGCCCGCCCACGACCATGTAGGCGTCGCCGATCGTCTTGATCTTCTCGAGACCATGCTGGGCGCACAGGTGGTCCATGCGGGTGAAGACGTGATTGAGCAGGCCGACGACCTGCCGTGGTTCCAGATCGCCCGCGAGCCGGGTGAAGCCCACCATGTCGGCGAACATCACTGTCACATCGGCGTGACCATCCGCGATGAGCCCGGCCTCGCGCTTCAACCGGGCTGCGATGTACGGCGGTAGCAGGCTGCGCAGGAGGGTCTCGGACATTTCCCGTTCCGCCTGCAGCAGGGCATGCTGCCGTCCCAGCTCGTCCTGCGCCTGCTCCCGCTGGCCCACGAGATGACGAAGAAGAAAGAACGCGATGGTGGAAAGCACAGCTCCGTTCAGTACGGCGAACAGCCCCACGGTCTTGCCGGGAATGCTGGGAACCGATTCGTCCGCGAAGTAATAGTCCCAGCCGACCGAGACCGTGAGCACCGCCGCATACGCAGCGAACCAGGGCAGAGAGCCGCGCCTGCCGTAGGCGAGCAGAGCCCCCAGAGGGGCGAGCATCGACAGCAGCAGAATGCCCGACGAAACGACGAACCCGCCCATGGACCAGTGGATGATGGCCGGGACGATCAGGAAGAGTCCCAGCTGGAGCGCCCGGTAGACACGGAAATTGCGCGATCGGAGGAAATAGATGAGCAGCGCCGCGACGCGACCTGGTACCCCAGCGGAAGAGTGGCGGGCAGCCTCACTCCGAACGCCCAATAGATCGCCAGCCAGACGGCCGCGGCGACGTTCGTGAGCGCAGCGGTGAACAGCAGCATGCTCTTGCGCAGACGTTCGTCGGCGGAATCGTCGGGATCGAACGTGATCCAGCCCAGCCGCTCCAGCCACGAAGGCGGCGATTGCGGGGGGGTTGGCCGAGGTGGCTCGGAGCGCTGCGGTGGCTTCTGGGACACTGGC contains:
- a CDS encoding adenylate/guanylate cyclase domain-containing protein, whose product is MGGFVVSSGILLLSMLAPLGALLAYGRRGSLPWFAAYAAVLTVSVGWDYYFADESVPSIPGKTVGLFAVLNGAVLSTIAFFLLRHLVGQREQAQDELGRQHALLQAEREMSETLLRSLLPPYIAARLKREAGLIADGHADVTVMFADMVGFTRLAGDLEPRQVVGLLNHVFTRMDHLCAQHGLEKIKTIGDAYMVVGGLNYEMDAYVEAMADMALQLQQTFALDPIVSKYDIAFHVGIATGPAVAGVIGTTRFSYDVWGDTVNLASRLTTDATGGSILVDGNTHARLAGRYEFGDPVELPLKGKGRVTAHRLLGRRIRDQVPKTERQRDITASLSRTRSPGATRA